TCGTTGGGCCCCGGTCGCAGCAGGGCGCTGGGCAGCTCCAGCCAGGTTTGGGCCGGGGAGGCATGCAGGCGCATGGCCTCCGAATCGGCTTGCTCGTGCACCACGGCGCCGTTGAGCAGCACGCGATGCAGCCGGCTCAGGCGCTCGGCGCGCAGCGCCCAGGCCTGGCCATGCGGGGGCGCCTGGTCCAGCGTGAAGTGCAAGCGGTAGCGCCCCTGCCCTCGGGCGGGCAGACCGCGTTGGCGCCAGGTGTCGGGCAGGCTGATCTCTTGCTCAAGCGGCGCCAGCTCATGCGAAAACTGGGCTTGGCGCAGGTTCAGGCGCTCCTGGCCCTGCGCGTGGGAGATTTGCCCAAACAGGACGAAGAGGATCAACAGGCTGGGCCAGAGCTGGCACCCGCGCAAAACGAGGCGTGGGAACATGAAGCCATTGTCCCGTGATCGATCCTGGCCGGACTTGGGGGTGATCCTGGGGGGCAGCGCTTGAAGGAGGCTTCGGCGGCCCCAAGCCCTTGGGAACATGCTTAAATCATCTCCGCCATGTCTGCATCAGAAAACGAACATCGCATCTCCGTTGATCAGTTGCGTGTGGGCGTTTACGTCTACCTGGATGTGGGTTGGATGGAGCATCCCTTCAACTTCAACAACTTCAAGATCAAGACCGAAGAGCAGCTGCAGACCATTCGCAGCCTGGGCCTGGCCAGCGTGCGCTGGGCGCCGTCCCTGAGCGATGTGAAGCCTTTGCCCAAGAGTGAGCAGCCCCCGGCCGCCCCCACTGCGGAGGAACTGGCCCGCCAGGCCGAGCTGGCCGCCTTGATGGCGGCCAAGCAGCAGCGCATTCGGCAGATGGCCGAACACCGCGAGAAGATCGAGCGGGTGGAGCGTGCCTTTGCCAATGCCGCCGGGGTCATCAAGGGCATCAACAAAACCATTTACTCCCAGCCTCAGCAGGCGCTCAGTGACACCACCGAGCTGATCGGCGGCATCGTTGACGAGATGCTGGCAGCGCCGGACCTGGCCATTCAGGTGATGGGCGACAAGCCCGGCAATGAGGATGTCTATCTGCACTCGCTCAATGTGGCCGTGCTGGCCATGGTGTTGGGCAAGGAGATGAGCATGCCGGCCGAGCTGGTCAAGATGGTGGGCATGGCCGCGGTGTTCCACGACATCGGGCTCAATGACATTCCCGAGAACATCATGCGCAAGGCCGGGCCCTTGAGCAAATTCGAGCGCGAGGCGCGCGAGCTGCACTGTCAGTACGGCCTGGACCTGGCGAAGAAGATCGGCCTGTCCAATGTGCTGTGCAACATCATCCATCAGCACCACGAGGCGTATGACGGCAGCGGCTACCCGAAGAAGCTGGTGGCTGAGGCGATCGATCCCTTGGCGCGCCTGGTGGCGGTGATCAACACCTACGACAACCTCTGCAACGCGCCCCATATCGCCCACTCGCTGACCCCGCATGAGGCCTTGTCCCAGATGTTTGCCCAGCAGCGCAGCCGTTTTGACCCGCGCTTTTTGCAGGCCTTCATCAAGTTCATGGGCGTGTACCCGCCGGGCACCATCGTGGGCCTGTCCAATGATGTGATCGGCCTGGTGATTCGCGTCAACGCCGCGCGGCCGCTCAAACCCACCGTCATCACCTACGACGCGGGCGTTCCGAAGAGCGAGGCCATGATGCTGGACCTCAACGAAGAGGGCGATGTCCACATCAGCAAGGCCTACCGCCCCAGCCAGCTGCCGGCGGCGGTGTACGAATACCTGGCACCGCGCAAACGCGTCAATTACTACTTTGACGGGGGCAAGCCCACATGAGCTGGGACCCTGCCACCCTGGATCGCGTCATGTGCGACCAGAGCTCCGAGATGCTCTTGGTGGTGGACCCCAAGTCGCTCCAGATCATCGCGGCCAATCGGCAGGCTGAAGTCACCCTGGGCTACGAGGCCACCCCGCTGGTCGGCCGCGCCATCACCGAGGTGGAGAGCAGCCTGGCCGATATCTTCTACTGGGAAGATGTGCGCGTGGGCGGGGGCAGTGATATCGACAACGCCGAGTCCATGTACATCTGCGGCGATGGGGTGGCGCTGCCGGTGATCAAGTCGATCCGCCGCCTGCGTGGCGATGTTGAAGACGTCTTGGTGCTGCGGGTGCGGGACGGTGCCAGCCTGAAGCGCGGCGAGGCCCAGTTGGCGGCGCTGTCGGGTCAGTTGCAGGCCACCTTGGAGTCGATCTGGGAAGGCGTTTTGGTGCTCGATTCGGCCGGCCATATCGTCAACATGAACCGCCGCTTCAGCGCCATGTGGGAGATCCCCGAGGCGGTGCTGCTGCAAGACAGCGAAGCCATCATCGCCTTCCTGATGGAGCAGCTGAGTACGCCGTGGCAGCTGCAAGACGACTTCACGGCCTTCAGCCAACAGGTCGGCCTGGATTCACAAGCGGGCTGTGAAATCACCAAGCTCAAGAACGGCCGCTTGTTCGAGCGTCGCGTCCGCCCGCAGATGGATCGTGGCGAGGTGATCGGCCTGGTCTACAGCTTCCATGACATCAGCGATTTTGTGCATGCCCGCCAGGAGGCCGAGGAAGCCTCGCGCTCCAAGAGCCGCTTTCTGGCCAATATGAGCCACGAGATCCGCACGCCCATGAATGCGATCCTGGGTCTGCTCAAGCTGCTTCAGCGCACCGAACTCAGCACGCGCCAGCGCGACTACGCCAGCAAGACCGAGGGCGCGGCTCGTTCGCTCTTGGGGCTGCTCAACGACATTCTCGATTTCTCCAAGGTCGAAGCCGGCAAGCTGACGCTGGATCCGCAGCCGCATGCCCTGACGCAGATCTTCCGCGACTTGTCGGTGATCCTGGCTGCCAATGTGGGCGCCAAGCCGGTGGATCTGTTGTTCGATCTGGACCCGCAGTTGCCGCCCTTGCTGCACGTGGATGGCTTGCGCCTGTTGCAGGTGCTGATCAATCTGGCCGGCAATGCGCTCAAGTTCACCTCAAGCGGTGAGGTGGTGGTTGGCGTTCAGCTCATGCAGCGCCTGGAGGATGCGGTGCGGCTGGAGTTCACGGTGACGGACACCGGCATCGGCATCGCGCCAGAGCACCACGCCAAGATTTTTTCGGGCTTCAGCCAGGCGGAAGCATCCACCACGCGCAAGTTCGGTGGCACGGGCCTGGGGCTTGCCATCAGCCTGCGCCTGCTGGAGCTGATGGGCGGCCAGATCACGCTGGAAAGCGCCCTGGGGCAAGGCAGTCGTTTCAGCTTTCAACTCGACTTGCCGGTGGTGCAGGGCGAGGCTGACGGCGCCCAAGCCCCGGCAGCGGCGAGCCAGGGGTTGGTCTTGTTGATCGACGACAACGCCCGTGCCCGCGAGCTGCTGAGCCGCATGTTGATGGCCGAAGGCTGGCAGGTGGTGGCGACAGCCAGCGTGGCCGAGGCGCAGGCCTGGATGGCGGCGGCGCCCGATGGTTTGGCGCTGAACCTGGTGCTGGCGGATGCACAGCTGCCGGGTGAGGACGTTTGGGCCTGCCTGGCGCAGCTGCGTGCCCGGCCCGGCTGGGCCGAGCTGCCCCTGGTGATGAGTGGCACGCCGCTGCAGCTGGAGGCGCTGACACCGGCCGAGCAGGCGTTGCTGAAGGCCTTCCTGGTCAAACCCCTGATGGCGGTCGCCTTGCGTGAGTCGCTCTGTCCCGCCACGGCCCCGCCCTCAGACGGCCAGCACGACGGGGAGGGCGCCGCTGCAAACGCCGGGGCGGCGCCGCTGGCAGGCATCCGCCTGCTCGTGGTGGAGGACAACCTCAACAACCAGCAGGTCGCGCGTGAACTGCTCGAGGATGCCGGCGCCTCGGTCCGCCTGGCCTCGAATGGGCAGGAGGCGGTGGACATCATGCGGGCCGATGCGGGCGCGGTGGACCTCTTGCTGATGGATGTGCAGATGCCTGTCATGGATGGCTACACGGCCACCCGCATCTTGCGCGAGGAGCTGGGCCTGCGTCTGCCCATCGTGGCCATGACGGCCAATGCCATGGCCTCGGACCGCGAAGAATGCCTGGCCGCGGGCATGGATGAGCATGTGGGCAAGCCCTTTGACCTGGACCGGCTGGTGCGTCTGATCCAGAAGCTGGGCCGGCCCACCGGGCGCAGCTCGGACGGTTCGATTGAAAGCGCAACAGAGGGCGTTGCAGAAACAGCAAAGTTTGCCTTTCCCACCTTGCTGGTACCCGGGCCTTTGCTGGAGCAAGCTCTGGCCGATGGCATTGAGATCCAGCTGGCCATGGACCGTTTCATGGGCAAATTGCCGAGGTATCAGAAGAGCGTGGCGAGCTTTTCCCGGTCCGCCGCCGAGTTGCCGGCGCAGATCGAAGCGGCGCTGCAAGCCCGCGATTGGCCCGCGGCCCAGTTGCAGGTTCACGCCAGCAAAGGCATGGCGGCCATCTTGGGCGCTGAGCGCCTGGCTCAAATGCTGGCCGAGGGTGAAGCGCGGCTGGAACAGGGCGAGGCGCCAGACGCCACCTGGTTGGCCGCCTTGCCCGCGCAGCTGCAGGGCACGGTCGCCGCCTTGACGGCACTGGCCGATGCCTTGAAGGCCGTCGCGTCGGGTGGCGAGAAGTAGCGCAGCGGCTTCGGGGCAGACTGCGCCCATCGCCCATCGCCCATCGCCCATCGCCCATCGCACATAGGCCTCGAATGCCAGGCGCTCGACCTGGCATGCCCAAACTATTTGGCGCTGGATGAATCCAAACACCGCCGCCCGCGCATCCAAGCTTGCGTCCCGATCAGTTTTCTCTTCTTGATCGCCCGAGCATTCCCCCAACCTCTGCAGGAGCAGCGCCCATGGACTTCCTCAATATGCGTCACGTCCTTCCCTTCCTGGTGCCCATCATGGCGCTGATGATTCCCATCGTGGCCATCATCATGGGCATCCAGGCCAAGATGCGGCGCGAGCAGCTGCTGCACGAGACCCTGCGCCAGCTGGCCGACAAGGGCCAGCCTCTGCCGCCGGAACTCTTGAATCAGCTTTCCGGTGATGGCCAGGCGAGCCTCGATGCCCAGCGGCGACGCACAAACGGCGGCCTGCAAGCGGGCGCGATCAATGTGGCCGCCGGTCTCGGCTTGGCGGTGATGTTCTACCTGATGAACCCAGGCAGTTGGCTCTGGGCCATCGGCTGCCTGCCGGGCTTCATCGGCATTGCTTTGCTGATCGTGTGGCGGGTGGAGACGCGCGGCCAGAAGGATGCTCAGGCAAAGGTTTGAGATCAGGCTCCGCGCATGGATGACGAGGCCTTCAGTCGCGAGGATGCACAAGACGCCCAGGACCGCCTCTGGGTGCGCCAGGTGCAGCTGCATGACGATCGTGCGGCCTTTGCCTGCCTGCTGCGGCGCCACCAGGGCATGGTGCGCGCCCTGCTGTGCCGCCTGACCCGGGGCGATGCGGCGCGTGCCGATGAGCTGGCGCAGGAGGCCTTTTTGCAGGCCTACCGCGCGCTGCCCGGTTTTCGCGGCGAGGCGCGCTTTCGCAGCTGGCTCTACCGCATCGCCTGCAACTGCTTTTTGCAACAGCAGCGCCTGGGCGCGAGCGAGCTGGCGCAGCGCAGCGAGAGCTTGGCGGAGGACGATGGGGCTTGGCAGGGCGAGACCGAGGCTGATGCACAGGCCGAGCTGCCGCAGCAGGTGGCTCTGCGCCTGGACCTGGGCCGGGCACTGGCGCGGCTGAGCGCGCCGGAGCAGGAGGCCATCGTGCATTGCTATCTGGCCGAGCTCTCGCACAGCGAGGCGGCGGCCCTGCTGGGCTGGCCGCTGGGCACGCTCAAGACCCATGTGCTGCGTGGCAAGATCAAGCTCAAGGAATATCTGCAGGCCTGGGCGCCACACGCGACTGAAGAAGAGGTGTTGCCATGACCCCAACCCCGCCATCGATGCAAACCAGCGAGCGGCTGGACGCTGCCGACGAGGCCTGGCTGGACGGCCTGCTGCGCGAGGCCGCGGCCGATCTGGCCCAGGAGGCCGCGGCGCTGAGCGAAGACGCCGGTTTCAGCGCCGCGGTGCTGGCCGCCTTGCCGGCTGCCTTGCCGGCGCCGCGTGCTGCGGCGAGCGCGGTGCCCAGGCCTTCAGCCGCGGCCCGCCTGCTGGCCTGGCTGATGCCTCTGGCCCTGGGCCTGGCCGCGGCGGCCTTGCTCTGGCTGTTGCCCGAGGGCATGCACGCCTGGGCCTCGCCCGAGGCGCTGAGTCTGAAAGGCCTGGAGCGCTGGCTGCCGCCGCTGGCGCTGGCGGTCTGGCTGGCCTGGGGCTCGACCCAGCAGGCCCTGGGCCGCTGGGATGGCGGTGTCTGAGGCGCTGCCCCCACCCCGGCGGCCACGCCTGCTGCGACAATCGCGCCCATGCTGAAGTTCGAACTCCTCAAGACCGAAGGCCACGCCCGCCGTGGCCAGATGACGCTCAACCACGGGGTCGTGCAAACGCCGATCTTCATGCCGGTGGGCACCTATGGCACCGTCAAGGGCGTGATGCCGCGCTCGCTCGAGGAGATGGGCGCCCAGATCATCCTCGGCAACACCTTCCACCTGTGGATGCGCCCGGGCCTGGACATCATGAAACAGTTCGGCGGCCTGCATCAGTTCGAGAGCTGGAACAAACCCATCCTGACCGACAGCGGCGGTTTCCAGGTCTGGAGCCTGGGCGAGATGCGCAAGATCAGCGAAGAGGGCGTCAAGTTCGCCTCGCCGGTCAACGGCGACAAGCTCTTCCTGACGCCCGAGATCTCGATGCAGATCCAGACGGTGCTCAATTCCGACATCGTCATGCAGTTCGACGAGTGCACGCCCTACGAAACCAAGGGCCACATCACCACCGAGCTGGAAGCCCGCAAGAGCATGGAGATGAGCTTGCGCTGGGCCAAGCGCTGCCAGGATGAGTTCGCCCGCCTGGAGAACCCCAATGCGCTCTTCGGCATCGTCCAGGGCGGCATGTTCGAGAACCTGCGTGACCATTCCCTGGCCGGCCTGGCCGAGCTGGACCTGCCGGGCTATGCCATCGGCGGCCTGTCGGTGGGCGAGCCCAAGGCCGATATGCAGCGCGTGCTGGCCCATATCGGCCATCAGCTGCCTGCGCAAAAGCCGCGTTATCTGATGGGCGTGGGCACGCCGGAAGACCTGATCGAAGGCGTCAGCCGCGGCATCGACATGTTCGATTGCGTCATGCCCACCCGCAATGCGCGCAACGGCCATCTGTTCACCCGCTTCGGTGACCTGCGCCTGCGCAACGCCCGCTACAAGACCGACGAGCGGCCGGTGGACGAGACCTGCACCTGCTACACCTGCAAGACCTTCAGCCGCGCCTACCTGCACCACCTGGACCGCTGCGGCGAGATGCTGGGCCCCATGCTGACCAGCATTCACAACCTGCACTACTACCTGAACCTGATGCAGGAAGCGCGCGACGCGCTGGACCTGCCCGGCGAGGGCGGCTTCGCCGCCTTCCAGGCCAAGTTCGCGGCCGACCGCGCCCGAGGGGTCTAGCACGGTGTTCGTCGGCAAGGCGCTCAATGTCGAGCTGGGCTGGTCGTTGGACGACATCGCCCTGCTTGAAGAGGCCTTGTTTGCCGAGGACGTCGGCCTCGATCAGCCCATGCAGGCGCCCATGATCGATGGCTTCATCTGCGCCCTGGTCAGCGGCCCCGTGCCGATCACCCCCGAGCGGGCCATGGCCTGGGTTCTGGATGCCGAGCAAGGTGTGCAGCAGCCCACTTTTGCCGACCCGCATCTGCACGCCCGACTGCAGGCCTTGCTGCTCAAGCAATGGCAGGCCACGGCCGCAGCGCTGCGCGAGCCCGATCGCCCGGTTTACCAGCCGCTGTTCGGCTGCACCGAGGGCGAGGACGGCCGGCCTCTGGTGATCCTGGATGACTGGTGCCGTGGCTACCTCTGCGGCATTGCGCTCGCCGCGCCCGCCTGGCAGCCGCTGCTGCAGGCCCACCCGGACTGGTTCAGCACCTTGCAGCTCTACGGCAGCGAGGCCGGCTGGCGGCGACTGGAGCAGCAGCCGCCCAGCGAGGCCGCGCACGATGCGGCCGCCGCCGGCCTGGCCCAGCAGGCGCGGCAGATCCAGCGCTACTGGCAGGCGCAGCGCGATGCGGCCGAGGCCGCAGCAATGGCCGGGATGGCAGACCGGGCCGCCAGTGGTGCGGCGCTCTGCCCTTGCGGCAGCGGCCGCCCCTACCCGCTCTGCCACGGCGCGAACTGAGCCGGCGCCTGGCTGCGGATCTGCTCTTCGTTTTTCAGAGCACCTGCGCCACCTGCTCGAAGCCCAGGCGCGGGCCGCGCGGGTAGTTGCCGGCCGGGTCGCCGTAGCCCAGGTTGATCAGGAACTGCGATTGAAAACGGCCGTCGGGGAAGAACTCGGCGTTGACCTTGGCATTGTCAAAGCCGGCCATGGGGCCGCAGTCCAGGCCCAGCAGGCGAGCGGCGATGATGAAGTAGGCGCCTTGCAGGTGCGAGTCGCGGCTGGCGGTGCCGGCGGCCATGGCGGCATTGCCGGCAAACATGTCACGCGCACCGGGCACGGCCGGGAACTGGGTCGGCAGGTGTTCGAAGAACTGGCTGTCAGCGGCCACGATCACGGTCACGGGCGCGGCCAGGGTCTTGGCCAGATTGCCGGCGGCCAGGGCCGGCGCCAGGCGCTGCTTGGCCTCGGGGCTGCGCACGAAGACATAGCGCACCGGCTGGCCATTCATGGCCGTAGGCCCCCACTGGGCCAGCTCGACCACCTGCTGCAGCAGGGCATCGCTGACCGGCTCCGGGCGGAAGGTGTTGAAGGTGCGGGCTTGGCGGAAGGCTTGGTCCAGGACCTGGCTGTCGATGTGGCTCATGCGCGGGCTCCAGTGCAGTGGTGGTATGCGCTGAACTGTAGGGCGCTTCGAGGCCGCCATCGGCGCGCTGGCTTGAAGTCAGGCTTCAATCCGATTGAACGCTGCAGCGCCGCCCTCACCTGCCTTGTCGGCCCAGGTCCGCAGCCTGTTCCAGCCATTGGGCCCGCTGCTCCGGTGTGCTCTTGATCACGGGCGCAAAGCTGCTGATGCGAATCGGCGCGATACCGCAAAAACCCAGCACGGCGTTTTTCATCATGCGGTGGGCCGGGGCCCCCTGGAACCATCGGAAGTACCAGGCGGGCGTGTCCATGCAGACCAGCAGGCGGGCGCTGCGGCCTTTCAACAGTTGTTCGGGCAGGCTCTGGCTGCCGTCGTAGCGGAAGGCGAAGCCGGGCAGCAGCAGTCGGTCCAGCAGGCCCTTGAACAAGGCTGGCACCGAGCCCCACCAGACGGGGTAGGCCAACACCAGGTGTTCGGCCTCCAGGATCTGCCGCTGCAGCTGCTGCAGATCGGGCTCCAGCACTTGCGGGTTCGCGTAGCCGCCGCGCAGATCGGGCTCGAAGCGCAGCGCATGCAGATGCACCAGCTGAACGGCATGACCAGCCGTGCTGGCGGCCTCGGCATAGCGCTCGGCCAGGGCCTGGCTGAGGCTGGCGGGTTTGGGGTTGGCGTTGAGGACGAGGATGCGGCGGGGCGGGTGGATGGAGGACATCGGCGGATGGGTGTCGACAAGGGACTGCAGCTGGGCGCGAACGCGAGGCCGCCAGTGTCCTGTCTGCCCCTAGGGGCAGAGTCAAGTGCTGCCGGATCGCGCGTCCTGGGCTGAAGGTTGGGGCTGCTCCGTGCTCCCCTTCGTGCAAAGCGCCGTGAGCAGCCGTGGGTCACTCAAGGCGGCAATGCAGCGGTCCAGCGTGCCGGCCCGTGCTTGCAGCTCATGGATCTGCTGGTCCAGCTGCCGGCGTTTGTCGCGCAGCGCCGGCAGCGCAGTGTCGGGGTTCAGGGCCTGCGTCAGCGGCACTTCGGCCGCCATGGCCTGGAGTTCATGCAGCTTGAAGCCCAAGGCCTGGGCTTCGCGGATCAGCCGCACCACGTTCAGATGCACGGCGCTGTAGACCCGGTACTTGCCCTCGCGTGCCGGTGCGGGCAGCAGGCTCATTGCTTCGTACAGGCGCAGCGCGCGCGGTGTGGCTCCGCTGAGCCGGGCCAGGGCACCGATGCGCAGAGCGGGCGTGTCGCCGGCGATGTTCACAGGGCGCCCGGGGCGCGCTGGAACAATCCCACGAAGCGCTGCAGATACTCCGGCACGCGGATGAAGACGTAGAGGCTGACGGCCAGATTGGCCAGGCCTACGGTCAGGAAGAGCTCGGGGATGCTGAAGCCGGCGGCGCTGAGCAGCAGGCCGGCGCCCAGGGAGCTGGCGATCATGAACAGGGCGTTGAGGATGTTGTTGGCAGCGATGATGCGGGCGCGGTAGGCCGGCTGCGAGCGCAGCTGGATCAGCGCGTACATGGGCACGCTGTAGAGGCCGGTGAACAAGGCCAGCAGGCCCAGATCGGCCATCACCCGCCAGTGCGCCGGCTGGGCGAAGAAGACCGCCAGGCCCTCGAGTGCCGCCTTGGCCGGCAGGCCGCGCGAGGCGAAGTACAGGTCCACCGAAAACACCGTCATGCCGATGGCGCCGACCGGCACCAGGCCGATCTCGACCGCGCGGCGCGAGAGCAGCTCGCACAGCAGGGAGCCGATGCCGATGCCGACCGAGAACATCACCAGCAAGGCGGTGGCCACTTGCGCGTCGCCATGCAGCACCTCCTTGGCAAAGGCCGGGAAGTTGCTCAGGTAGACGGCGCCGAAGAACCACATCCAGGAGATGCCCAGCAGGGAGCGGAACACCACCGGCTCTTCATGCGCGAGCTTGAGGTTGCGCCAGGTTTCGGTGAAGGGGTTCCAGTTGATGGTGAGGCCGGGGTCGGTGGGCGGCGAGGCGGGGATGTAGTGCGCCAGCCAGCGGCCGAGCACGGCGGTCAGCAGGCAGGCGATGGCCACGTACTGCGCGCCCACGCCGGGCAGGGCGATCAAGAGGCCGCCCAGCACCTGGCCCAGCAGGATGGCGACAAAGGTGCCCATCTCGACCATGCCATTGCCGCCCAGCAGCTCGCGCTCGCTGAGCTGCTGCGGCAGGTAGGCGTATTTGACCGGGCCGAACAGGGTGGAGTGCAAGCCCATCAAGAGCACGCAGGCCAGCAGCACCGGCACATGGCTGGCCAGATAGCCCCAGGCGGCCAGGGCCATGATGGCGATCTCCACCGACTTGACCCAGCGCATCAGCCGCGCCTTGTCCAGCTTGTCGGCCAGCTGCCCGCTGGTGGCTGAGAACAGCACATAGGGCAGGATGAAGAGGGCATTGACCACCAGCCCGGCCTGCGAGGCCGGCAGCCAGTCCAGCTGCAGCTGGTAGGTGATCAGGATGATCAGCGGGAACTTGAAGAGGTTGTCATTGCCGGCATTGAGGAACTGCACCCAGAAATAGGGCGCGAAGCGGCGTTGGCGCAGCAGCGCGAATTGGCTGCTGTGCGTCGAATCGGCTTGAGACATGGGTGGCGGTTCCGGCGTGTGGGGTCAGGTCTTGCGGCGAGCGGCGTCGTTCAATCGATCACCAGAACTGCCACTGCCCCGAATGGACCACCCAGATGCCCAGCAAGCCATTCGTCACGGCATGGGCGATCACGGCGCACCAGAGCCGGCCGGTGCGCACATAGAGCCAGGCATAGGCCAGGCCGGCGACGATGGCGGCCAGCCACAAGGTGTGGGCCAGCATGAAGACAAAGGTGGACAGGGCGATGGCCTTGAGGCCGACGCGCTGCGGGTCCACGGTTTCGAACTGCGGGCTTTCGATCCAGCGCATCAGAAAACCGCGCCAGAACAGCTCTTCCATCACCGGCACCAGCAGGGCCGCGCCGATCCAGCGCAGCACAATCAGCGGCCAGTCGAGCTGGCCCTGATCGTTCACCGGCACAAAGCTGGCGGTGGCCTCGCCCAGCTGCATCCAGGGCGCGTCGAGGTGGATCCACAGGCCAAACACCGCCACGCCGATGCCCACGCTCCAGAGCGTCTGGCGGGCGTTGGGGCGGTTCTGGCGGGCCAGCTCGCCGTAGTCCTTCCAGAACCAGAACAGGGCGCCGCCGACGATGGCCACGCTCAGGCCGTAGACCCAGCGCGGGTCCAGCGCTCCGCCCGCTGGCAGCGCGCCCCGCAAGGCCAGCAAGCCCATGAAGAGGACAAAAGGAATGCTGCGCGCCAGGGCGGCGGAACTCAGGCCGAAGGGTGGGGCGGTCTTCATGGTCGGTGGGCGGTGCGGGCGGATGGAACGCAATCGATCAAAGACGCGCAGCGTACCGCGAAACCATGACAGGCCTTCCCGGGGTCAGCCCGGTGGGGCGGCACTCAAAAAGGCCCGCAAGGCGGCGATGGCGTGGCGCACCTTGGCCGGCTGGGCATCGCGCTGCGGCGAAAGTGCATGGATGGGCAGGGGCGGCAGCTGCAAGCCCGGCAGCAGGGGCAGGAGATGGCCGGCCTGGACCGATTCGCTGACATCGTCGCCGCGCCGCAGGCTCAGGGCGAGGGGCTGGTCGGTGCCGCTGCGCAGGGCCAGCCAGTCGTGGCCCGTGTCGGCCAGATCCGACAGTTGGGCAGGCACGCCGCGCTGCGCTAGGTAGGCCGGTGCGGCGTAGAGGGCGATGCTTTTTTCGCCGATGCGCTGCGCCACCCAGCTGCTGTCGGGCAGACGGCCGAAGCGGATGGCCAGATCGATGCGCCGGTCGACCAGGTCGGTGAATCCGTCCTCCACCTCCAGATGCAGGCTCAGGCCCGGATGGGCCTGCAGCAGCGGCGCCAGGGCCGGGCCCAGCTGGCGGGCAAAGCCCACGGGGGCGGCGATGCGCAGCTCGCCTTCGGGTGCGTCGCGCAGCTGG
This region of Paucibacter aquatile genomic DNA includes:
- a CDS encoding response regulator — translated: MSWDPATLDRVMCDQSSEMLLVVDPKSLQIIAANRQAEVTLGYEATPLVGRAITEVESSLADIFYWEDVRVGGGSDIDNAESMYICGDGVALPVIKSIRRLRGDVEDVLVLRVRDGASLKRGEAQLAALSGQLQATLESIWEGVLVLDSAGHIVNMNRRFSAMWEIPEAVLLQDSEAIIAFLMEQLSTPWQLQDDFTAFSQQVGLDSQAGCEITKLKNGRLFERRVRPQMDRGEVIGLVYSFHDISDFVHARQEAEEASRSKSRFLANMSHEIRTPMNAILGLLKLLQRTELSTRQRDYASKTEGAARSLLGLLNDILDFSKVEAGKLTLDPQPHALTQIFRDLSVILAANVGAKPVDLLFDLDPQLPPLLHVDGLRLLQVLINLAGNALKFTSSGEVVVGVQLMQRLEDAVRLEFTVTDTGIGIAPEHHAKIFSGFSQAEASTTRKFGGTGLGLAISLRLLELMGGQITLESALGQGSRFSFQLDLPVVQGEADGAQAPAAASQGLVLLIDDNARARELLSRMLMAEGWQVVATASVAEAQAWMAAAPDGLALNLVLADAQLPGEDVWACLAQLRARPGWAELPLVMSGTPLQLEALTPAEQALLKAFLVKPLMAVALRESLCPATAPPSDGQHDGEGAAANAGAAPLAGIRLLVVEDNLNNQQVARELLEDAGASVRLASNGQEAVDIMRADAGAVDLLLMDVQMPVMDGYTATRILREELGLRLPIVAMTANAMASDREECLAAGMDEHVGKPFDLDRLVRLIQKLGRPTGRSSDGSIESATEGVAETAKFAFPTLLVPGPLLEQALADGIEIQLAMDRFMGKLPRYQKSVASFSRSAAELPAQIEAALQARDWPAAQLQVHASKGMAAILGAERLAQMLAEGEARLEQGEAPDATWLAALPAQLQGTVAALTALADALKAVASGGEK
- a CDS encoding UPF0149 family protein, translated to MFVGKALNVELGWSLDDIALLEEALFAEDVGLDQPMQAPMIDGFICALVSGPVPITPERAMAWVLDAEQGVQQPTFADPHLHARLQALLLKQWQATAAALREPDRPVYQPLFGCTEGEDGRPLVILDDWCRGYLCGIALAAPAWQPLLQAHPDWFSTLQLYGSEAGWRRLEQQPPSEAAHDAAAAGLAQQARQIQRYWQAQRDAAEAAAMAGMADRAASGAALCPCGSGRPYPLCHGAN
- a CDS encoding RNA polymerase sigma factor, whose amino-acid sequence is MDDEAFSREDAQDAQDRLWVRQVQLHDDRAAFACLLRRHQGMVRALLCRLTRGDAARADELAQEAFLQAYRALPGFRGEARFRSWLYRIACNCFLQQQRLGASELAQRSESLAEDDGAWQGETEADAQAELPQQVALRLDLGRALARLSAPEQEAIVHCYLAELSHSEAAALLGWPLGTLKTHVLRGKIKLKEYLQAWAPHATEEEVLP
- a CDS encoding malonic semialdehyde reductase, translating into MSHIDSQVLDQAFRQARTFNTFRPEPVSDALLQQVVELAQWGPTAMNGQPVRYVFVRSPEAKQRLAPALAAGNLAKTLAAPVTVIVAADSQFFEHLPTQFPAVPGARDMFAGNAAMAAGTASRDSHLQGAYFIIAARLLGLDCGPMAGFDNAKVNAEFFPDGRFQSQFLINLGYGDPAGNYPRGPRLGFEQVAQVL
- a CDS encoding NAD(P)H-dependent oxidoreductase; amino-acid sequence: MSSIHPPRRILVLNANPKPASLSQALAERYAEAASTAGHAVQLVHLHALRFEPDLRGGYANPQVLEPDLQQLQRQILEAEHLVLAYPVWWGSVPALFKGLLDRLLLPGFAFRYDGSQSLPEQLLKGRSARLLVCMDTPAWYFRWFQGAPAHRMMKNAVLGFCGIAPIRISSFAPVIKSTPEQRAQWLEQAADLGRQGR
- a CDS encoding HD-GYP domain-containing protein, coding for MSASENEHRISVDQLRVGVYVYLDVGWMEHPFNFNNFKIKTEEQLQTIRSLGLASVRWAPSLSDVKPLPKSEQPPAAPTAEELARQAELAALMAAKQQRIRQMAEHREKIERVERAFANAAGVIKGINKTIYSQPQQALSDTTELIGGIVDEMLAAPDLAIQVMGDKPGNEDVYLHSLNVAVLAMVLGKEMSMPAELVKMVGMAAVFHDIGLNDIPENIMRKAGPLSKFEREARELHCQYGLDLAKKIGLSNVLCNIIHQHHEAYDGSGYPKKLVAEAIDPLARLVAVINTYDNLCNAPHIAHSLTPHEALSQMFAQQRSRFDPRFLQAFIKFMGVYPPGTIVGLSNDVIGLVIRVNAARPLKPTVITYDAGVPKSEAMMLDLNEEGDVHISKAYRPSQLPAAVYEYLAPRKRVNYYFDGGKPT
- the tgt gene encoding tRNA guanosine(34) transglycosylase Tgt yields the protein MLKFELLKTEGHARRGQMTLNHGVVQTPIFMPVGTYGTVKGVMPRSLEEMGAQIILGNTFHLWMRPGLDIMKQFGGLHQFESWNKPILTDSGGFQVWSLGEMRKISEEGVKFASPVNGDKLFLTPEISMQIQTVLNSDIVMQFDECTPYETKGHITTELEARKSMEMSLRWAKRCQDEFARLENPNALFGIVQGGMFENLRDHSLAGLAELDLPGYAIGGLSVGEPKADMQRVLAHIGHQLPAQKPRYLMGVGTPEDLIEGVSRGIDMFDCVMPTRNARNGHLFTRFGDLRLRNARYKTDERPVDETCTCYTCKTFSRAYLHHLDRCGEMLGPMLTSIHNLHYYLNLMQEARDALDLPGEGGFAAFQAKFAADRARGV
- a CDS encoding DUF6249 domain-containing protein gives rise to the protein MDFLNMRHVLPFLVPIMALMIPIVAIIMGIQAKMRREQLLHETLRQLADKGQPLPPELLNQLSGDGQASLDAQRRRTNGGLQAGAINVAAGLGLAVMFYLMNPGSWLWAIGCLPGFIGIALLIVWRVETRGQKDAQAKV